In one window of Synechococcus sp. M16CYN DNA:
- the rpoD gene encoding RNA polymerase sigma factor RpoD, whose protein sequence is MTLAAIKSATPDIALLAGTGGQVENMVSTTAESEAKKVSTHPNNARVANKDLGAATEEFIANFDEASETLSELTRETRAKAKTVKIMAKKAMARKATATKSKAAQLKAATAKVSVTESTAEEKAKKAAAEKEAKAKALASIKIGPKGVYTEDSIRVYLQEIGRIRLLRPDEEIELARKIADLLHLEELFAHFESDNGREPDKKEWAALVGMPLIRFRRRLMLGRRAKEKMVQSNLRLVVSIAKKYMNRGLSFQDLIQEGSLGLIRAAEKFDHEKGYKFSTYATWWIRQAITRAIADQSRTIRLPVHLYETISRIKKTTKVLSQEFGRKPTEEEIAESMEMTIEKLRFIAKSAQLPISLETPIGKEEDSRLGDFIEADIENPEQDVAKNLLREDLEGVLATLSPRERDVLRLRYGLDDGRMKTLEEIGQIFDVTRERIRQIEAKALRKLRHPNRNGVLKEYVK, encoded by the coding sequence ATGACCCTTGCTGCCATCAAATCCGCGACGCCGGACATCGCTCTGTTGGCAGGTACCGGAGGACAGGTAGAAAACATGGTGTCTACCACTGCTGAGAGTGAAGCAAAAAAAGTCTCTACACATCCAAACAATGCGCGTGTCGCGAACAAAGATTTGGGTGCGGCCACAGAAGAATTCATCGCTAATTTCGATGAAGCCTCAGAGACGTTGAGCGAATTGACAAGGGAGACACGCGCAAAGGCGAAGACCGTGAAAATCATGGCTAAAAAGGCAATGGCCAGAAAAGCAACAGCAACAAAATCAAAAGCCGCCCAGTTGAAGGCGGCTACAGCGAAAGTGTCAGTGACCGAATCCACAGCCGAAGAGAAGGCAAAAAAGGCAGCGGCTGAAAAGGAAGCCAAGGCCAAAGCCCTGGCCAGCATCAAGATTGGTCCGAAAGGGGTATACACGGAGGATTCCATCCGTGTATACCTGCAGGAAATCGGGCGAATCCGCTTACTTCGTCCGGACGAAGAGATTGAGCTGGCCCGCAAAATCGCTGATCTTCTTCATCTCGAGGAGCTCTTTGCTCACTTTGAAAGCGATAACGGTCGCGAGCCCGACAAGAAGGAGTGGGCAGCGTTAGTGGGGATGCCGCTGATCCGTTTTCGTAGGCGTCTCATGCTTGGTAGGCGCGCTAAGGAAAAAATGGTCCAGTCGAACCTGCGTCTTGTCGTTTCAATTGCTAAAAAATATATGAACCGAGGATTGAGCTTCCAGGATCTAATCCAGGAAGGAAGTCTCGGCTTAATTCGCGCAGCAGAAAAGTTTGATCATGAGAAGGGCTATAAGTTTTCTACCTATGCTACCTGGTGGATTCGTCAAGCTATTACTCGTGCTATCGCCGACCAAAGCCGCACGATTCGCCTGCCGGTCCATCTTTACGAGACAATCTCACGAATTAAAAAGACCACCAAGGTGCTCAGCCAAGAGTTTGGCCGGAAACCAACTGAGGAAGAGATTGCTGAGTCAATGGAGATGACCATTGAAAAGCTTCGCTTTATAGCCAAGAGTGCTCAGTTGCCCATCTCTCTTGAAACACCCATTGGCAAAGAGGAAGATTCTCGCTTAGGTGACTTCATTGAGGCCGATATTGAAAACCCTGAACAGGATGTAGCCAAGAATTTGCTTCGAGAAGACCTTGAAGGCGTTCTTGCAACCCTTAGCCCTCGTGAAAGAGATGTTCTTCGACTGCGTTATGGCCTGGACGATGGACGTATGAAAACACTTGAGGAAATCGGTCAAATCTTTGATGTAACCCGCGAGCGTATTCGCCAAATCGAAGCCAAGGCGTTGCGCAAGCTACGTCATCCCAATCGAAATGGTGTACTCAAGGAGTACGTCAAGTAA
- the hemC gene encoding hydroxymethylbilane synthase translates to MVLNELRIASRRSQLAILQTNWVKAKLEEAHPNLKVTVEAMATKGDKILDVALAKIGDRGLFTKELETQMLLEQADIAVHSLKDLPTNLPEGLMLGCVTKREDPADALAVNTKNQKYRLETLPEGAVVGTSSLRRLAQLRHHYSHLIFKDVRGNVITRLEKLDNGEYDCLILAVAGLKRLGFPNRIHQVISGDISLHAVGQGALGIECLENKPAVREIIKVLEHVPTSQRCFAERSFLRELEGGCQVPIGVNTRFEADQLILTGMVASLDGKRLLREEVSGAATDPEPIGVALANILKDRGADKILRAIFDSARPKT, encoded by the coding sequence ATGGTTCTCAATGAACTGCGCATTGCATCACGACGCAGCCAACTGGCCATACTCCAGACTAATTGGGTGAAAGCGAAATTAGAGGAAGCCCATCCAAATTTAAAAGTCACCGTAGAGGCTATGGCCACCAAAGGGGACAAAATTCTTGATGTTGCTCTTGCTAAAATCGGCGATAGAGGCTTGTTCACAAAGGAACTAGAAACCCAGATGTTGCTTGAGCAAGCGGACATTGCTGTTCACTCTCTTAAGGATTTGCCAACTAATCTTCCCGAAGGACTGATGCTTGGTTGTGTCACTAAACGAGAAGATCCCGCGGATGCCCTTGCGGTGAATACTAAAAACCAAAAATACAGGCTTGAAACACTACCAGAAGGTGCCGTAGTAGGCACCAGCTCCCTGCGCCGTCTTGCTCAACTTCGCCATCATTACTCCCACCTGATCTTTAAAGACGTGCGCGGCAACGTGATTACTCGTCTAGAGAAACTAGATAACGGTGAGTACGATTGCCTGATTCTGGCTGTCGCAGGACTAAAGAGGCTCGGTTTCCCGAATCGAATCCATCAGGTGATTTCTGGTGATATCTCTCTGCACGCTGTGGGTCAGGGCGCGTTGGGTATCGAATGCTTAGAGAACAAGCCCGCAGTTAGAGAGATCATCAAGGTGCTTGAGCATGTGCCCACTTCTCAGCGCTGTTTTGCGGAACGTAGCTTTCTGCGTGAACTAGAAGGCGGTTGCCAAGTACCTATCGGAGTCAACACTCGCTTCGAAGCCGACCAACTTATCCTCACAGGCATGGTTGCTAGTCTCGACGGTAAACGACTGCTCCGGGAGGAAGTCAGTGGTGCGGCGACTGATCCAGAGCCCATTGGTGTCGCTTTGGCAAACATACTTAAAGACCGAGGCGCCGACAAAATCCTTAGAGCAATCTTCGACTCCGCTCGTCCAAAAACCTGA